From Salinirubellus salinus, the proteins below share one genomic window:
- a CDS encoding GTP-binding protein translates to MSRDTIPVTVLSGNLGAGKTTVLNNLLNTRTDLDVAVLVNDMGEVNVDAERVAEHSDISEDDEDLIELSNGCICCELRGDLLDALAKLAQAREFDYLVIESTGVAEPLPVAQTLTMGFDQGDLDPTEFYEETGIEAMDYYDLDTTVTVVDAHQFWTTFDSKESLMDGDTEKELGSLLVEQIEFCDVLLLNKCDLVDEETLEEIEEMIEVLQPRAEILRTEHGAVDPEAIVDTGRFDFEAASRSAGWIRELQEPHASAEEEHGVTSFVFESRRPFHPERFAELLDEFPTNVVRSKGHFWLAGREDMTLGVDAAGHSIRIAPAGGWIAALPTEEREVYFETNPQLEEAWDEEWGDRGTRLVLIGTDMDHDALRTDLDAATLTDEEMDGDWGAFEDRFPTFDSDDEAAESDDTEAAENSAEEVGLAD, encoded by the coding sequence ATGAGTCGAGATACGATTCCCGTCACCGTGCTGAGCGGCAACCTCGGTGCGGGCAAGACGACCGTGCTGAACAACCTCCTGAACACGCGAACGGACCTGGACGTCGCGGTCCTCGTCAACGACATGGGGGAAGTGAACGTCGACGCCGAGCGTGTGGCCGAACACTCGGACATCTCGGAGGACGACGAGGATCTAATCGAACTGTCGAACGGCTGCATCTGTTGTGAGTTGCGCGGCGACCTGCTGGACGCGCTCGCGAAGCTCGCACAAGCTCGCGAGTTCGACTACCTGGTCATCGAGTCGACTGGCGTCGCCGAACCGTTGCCCGTCGCCCAGACGCTCACCATGGGATTCGACCAGGGCGACCTCGATCCCACGGAGTTCTACGAGGAGACCGGTATCGAGGCGATGGACTACTACGACCTCGATACGACGGTCACCGTGGTCGACGCCCACCAGTTCTGGACGACGTTCGATTCGAAGGAATCGCTGATGGACGGCGACACCGAGAAGGAGCTTGGAAGTCTCTTAGTCGAACAGATCGAGTTCTGTGACGTCCTCCTGTTGAACAAGTGTGACCTCGTCGACGAGGAGACGCTCGAAGAAATCGAAGAGATGATCGAGGTGCTGCAACCACGCGCGGAGATCCTCCGAACCGAACACGGCGCCGTCGACCCCGAAGCGATCGTCGACACCGGTCGGTTCGATTTCGAAGCAGCGAGTCGGTCCGCCGGCTGGATACGCGAACTTCAGGAGCCGCACGCCTCTGCGGAGGAGGAACACGGCGTCACCTCGTTCGTTTTCGAATCCCGCCGACCGTTCCACCCCGAACGATTCGCCGAGCTGCTGGACGAGTTTCCGACGAACGTCGTCAGATCGAAGGGCCACTTCTGGCTCGCGGGGCGTGAGGATATGACACTCGGGGTAGATGCTGCTGGCCACTCTATCCGAATCGCACCTGCAGGCGGGTGGATTGCGGCCCTTCCGACCGAGGAGCGCGAGGTCTACTTCGAGACGAACCCTCAGCTGGAGGAAGCGTGGGACGAGGAGTGGGGTGACAGAGGAACACGACTCGTCCTCATCGGCACCGACATGGACCACGACGCGCTCCGAACAGATCTCGATGCAGCGACGCTGACCGACGAGGAGATGGACGGCGACTGGGGCGCATTCGAAGACCGCTTCCCGACGTTCGACTCCGACGATGAAGCGGCGGAGAGCGACGACACCGAAGCGGCCGAGAACAGTGCCGAAGAGGTCGGCCTCGCCGACTGA
- the tsaA gene encoding tRNA (N6-threonylcarbamoyladenosine(37)-N6)-methyltransferase TrmO, with product MPEDTFNYESIGVVRTPFESPEGMPIQPIGADSVTGTVEIKASYADGLADLAEFSHCILLYHFHASSDDAPLRVEPFLDDERRGVFSTRAPQRPNSIGLSVVAIESVTEQELTVSGLDVVDGTPLLDIKPFVPEFDIPSEVQTGWLDASESTIRSEQADRRFL from the coding sequence GTGCCCGAAGACACGTTCAACTACGAATCGATTGGGGTGGTTCGGACGCCGTTCGAATCACCAGAAGGAATGCCGATTCAACCGATCGGAGCGGATTCAGTCACAGGAACTGTCGAGATCAAGGCGTCGTATGCGGATGGATTAGCGGATCTTGCCGAGTTCTCGCACTGTATTCTATTGTACCATTTTCACGCATCTAGCGATGACGCTCCTCTGCGGGTCGAACCGTTTCTCGATGACGAACGACGAGGAGTCTTCTCGACACGGGCGCCACAACGTCCGAATTCGATCGGCCTCTCTGTTGTGGCAATCGAGTCCGTCACCGAACAGGAACTGACCGTGAGCGGTCTCGACGTCGTCGACGGGACACCATTGCTGGATATCAAACCGTTCGTTCCCGAGTTCGATATCCCGTCCGAGGTGCAGACGGGCTGGCTTGATGCGTCGGAATCGACGATCCGATCAGAACAGGCCGACAGGCGGTTTCTCTGA
- a CDS encoding metal ABC transporter ATP-binding protein, which translates to MTTATTERERSGNPLISVEDVTFGYGEIPVLESVSIDVEPGSFLGLIGPNGSGKSTLLDLMLGLRRPDSGTVSLFGDPAHEFDAGERIGYVAQDATKAARDMPVTVREVVEMGRYPRRLFSRFSTADRRAVEGALEQVGITDLASRRVGRLSGGQRQRVFIARALASEADLLALDEPTVGVDAESREEFYSLLHDLNATGLTVILIEHDIGVVTTYATDIACLNRELYFDGDPSTFVETDALTQAYGTNQHVLHHDH; encoded by the coding sequence ATGACGACAGCAACGACGGAGAGGGAACGGTCGGGGAACCCTCTCATCAGCGTCGAAGACGTCACGTTCGGCTACGGAGAGATTCCGGTTCTCGAGTCGGTGTCGATCGACGTCGAACCCGGATCCTTCCTCGGACTGATCGGGCCGAACGGCAGCGGCAAGAGCACGCTGCTCGACCTGATGCTCGGTCTCCGACGGCCCGACAGTGGGACGGTTTCGCTGTTCGGCGACCCCGCCCACGAGTTCGACGCCGGTGAGCGGATTGGATACGTCGCACAGGACGCGACGAAGGCGGCGCGCGATATGCCGGTCACCGTTCGGGAGGTGGTCGAGATGGGGCGGTACCCGCGGCGGCTCTTCAGCCGATTCTCGACAGCGGACCGGCGAGCGGTCGAGGGGGCCCTGGAACAGGTCGGAATCACAGACCTCGCGTCTCGGCGGGTCGGCCGACTGTCCGGTGGCCAACGCCAACGGGTCTTCATCGCCCGTGCGCTCGCCTCGGAGGCCGACCTGCTCGCACTCGACGAACCGACGGTCGGTGTCGATGCCGAATCCAGAGAGGAGTTCTACAGCCTCCTGCACGATCTGAATGCGACTGGGCTGACCGTCATCCTCATCGAACACGACATCGGCGTCGTCACCACCTACGCGACGGACATCGCGTGTCTCAACCGCGAACTGTACTTCGACGGTGACCCGAGTACGTTCGTCGAAACGGACGCCCTCACGCAAGCGTACGGGACCAATCAGCACGTCCTCCACCACGACCACTGA
- a CDS encoding DUF7511 domain-containing protein: MSDTTSGDTEPEWDGNAEPGPSETPRSRLMALVVGPAERPVCTIFPPDVAVPYRTTTWITAYGNSFVDLDDCR, translated from the coding sequence ATGAGCGACACCACGTCTGGCGACACGGAACCGGAGTGGGACGGGAACGCCGAGCCCGGTCCGTCCGAGACCCCTCGCTCGAGGTTGATGGCACTGGTCGTCGGCCCAGCGGAGAGGCCCGTCTGTACGATTTTCCCGCCGGACGTGGCCGTTCCGTATCGGACGACGACCTGGATTACGGCGTACGGGAACTCGTTCGTCGACCTCGACGACTGCCGATGA
- a CDS encoding metal ABC transporter substrate-binding protein, whose amino-acid sequence MSRYTRRRLVATGLGFTTIGSLAGCLPNDASSNDSGGGGPEAQSSFFVFGDLASQVAGDTATAETLVPIGQHGHGWEPGSKIQGTVLESDLFLYGMEGFQPWADDLVASLRDDDADVDIVAAGAGIDLIEGGHDHDHGHEEGHDSEGEHDHDEHEEGDHEDHNGESAPWEWAGLYHLEAGTYTYTFHEGPDPEMHLAVLETEEGGDHGIHHVEETATHLYGTDHDSHTEVENDGALTPSSETLYHLLFADSGETTFTLDIETEGHYVFFAQHVPAEFDATLTDGSGSAIEPEVTETAGEHGHEGDGEHEGEHDHESGDDHEDEHDHESGDDHEDEHEGESEHEGEEGHSHDHSGGTDPHFWLDPERAKQAVDNIRSGFVDVDSDNASTYAENAESYRNRLDELDESFQSALENASKDVVFVAGHNAFQYLGQRYGFEVQTLTGLSPDDQPTPKDIERAQEIIAEHDLQYVCADPLESQTAANQLVEETDATEVLPLTPIPGQTQEWADEDWGYVEIMENINLETLTQALDAA is encoded by the coding sequence ATGTCTCGATACACCCGACGACGACTCGTCGCAACTGGACTCGGATTCACCACCATCGGCTCCCTCGCTGGCTGTCTCCCGAACGACGCCAGCTCCAATGATTCAGGTGGAGGCGGGCCGGAAGCCCAGTCTTCGTTCTTCGTATTCGGGGACTTGGCCAGCCAGGTTGCAGGCGACACCGCGACCGCAGAGACGCTCGTCCCGATTGGCCAACACGGCCACGGGTGGGAACCAGGCTCCAAAATACAGGGAACGGTCCTCGAATCTGACCTCTTCCTCTACGGGATGGAGGGTTTCCAGCCGTGGGCTGACGACCTCGTGGCGAGTCTCCGTGACGACGACGCCGACGTCGACATCGTCGCTGCCGGTGCTGGTATCGACCTCATCGAAGGCGGACACGACCACGATCACGGTCACGAGGAAGGCCACGACAGTGAAGGAGAACACGACCACGACGAACACGAGGAGGGAGACCACGAGGACCACAACGGCGAATCGGCTCCGTGGGAGTGGGCCGGTCTCTACCACCTCGAAGCTGGCACCTACACGTACACGTTCCACGAGGGTCCAGACCCCGAGATGCACCTCGCCGTCCTCGAGACCGAAGAGGGCGGTGACCACGGAATTCACCACGTCGAGGAGACGGCAACGCACCTCTATGGCACCGACCACGACTCGCACACGGAGGTCGAGAACGACGGGGCGCTCACACCCTCCAGCGAGACGCTCTATCACCTCCTGTTCGCGGATTCCGGCGAGACGACGTTTACCCTCGACATCGAAACGGAGGGCCACTACGTCTTCTTCGCCCAGCACGTTCCCGCGGAGTTCGACGCGACGCTCACCGACGGCAGTGGGTCGGCCATCGAACCCGAAGTGACCGAGACTGCCGGCGAACACGGACACGAGGGTGATGGCGAGCACGAAGGTGAACACGACCACGAGAGTGGGGACGACCACGAAGACGAGCACGACCACGAGAGTGGGGACGACCACGAAGACGAGCACGAGGGAGAAAGCGAACACGAAGGCGAGGAGGGACACAGCCACGACCACTCCGGCGGAACGGACCCGCACTTCTGGCTAGACCCGGAGCGAGCGAAGCAGGCGGTCGACAACATCCGGAGCGGGTTCGTCGATGTCGACAGCGACAATGCCAGTACCTACGCCGAGAACGCCGAGTCGTACCGTAATCGTCTGGACGAACTCGACGAGTCGTTCCAGTCCGCGCTGGAGAACGCCTCGAAAGACGTCGTGTTCGTCGCGGGCCACAACGCCTTCCAGTACCTCGGCCAGCGCTATGGCTTCGAAGTCCAGACGCTGACGGGACTGTCACCTGACGACCAGCCGACCCCGAAGGACATCGAGCGGGCCCAGGAGATAATTGCCGAGCACGACCTCCAGTACGTCTGTGCGGATCCGCTCGAATCCCAGACGGCGGCGAACCAGCTCGTCGAAGAAACCGACGCCACCGAAGTCCTGCCGCTGACGCCGATCCCCGGACAGACTCAGGAGTGGGCCGACGAGGACTGGGGCTACGTCGAGATCATGGAGAATATCAACCTCGAGACGCTGACGCAGGCCCTCGACGCAGCATGA
- a CDS encoding DUF7124 domain-containing protein translates to MPSNDLTLAFSLQALEKLTRPERAFDDAATWSSYIGIVSSESSFVERRRVREAGYQQDFLSGPRSIEEALSSIRSHFETDRYVFVGTDETDGIAETVPEWTFQSVTDAATAADWQLGTTPSTSDDWP, encoded by the coding sequence ATGCCTTCGAACGACCTCACGCTCGCCTTCTCGCTACAGGCACTCGAGAAGCTCACACGACCGGAACGAGCGTTCGACGACGCCGCAACGTGGAGCAGCTACATCGGAATCGTTTCCTCCGAATCGTCCTTCGTCGAACGACGGCGAGTACGTGAGGCGGGATACCAGCAGGACTTCTTATCGGGTCCGCGTTCGATCGAAGAGGCACTCTCGAGTATTCGAAGTCACTTTGAGACGGACCGGTATGTGTTCGTCGGGACGGACGAGACCGACGGGATCGCAGAGACAGTGCCTGAGTGGACCTTCCAATCAGTGACCGACGCTGCAACGGCTGCGGACTGGCAGCTTGGGACCACGCCGTCAACTAGCGACGACTGGCCTTAG
- a CDS encoding FAD/NAD(P)-binding protein, which yields MSGPQSYEYAIIGGGIHGTCLANYLLAEGGCTHQDLCLVEPREQLLASFETKARQCGMQTLRSTFVHHIGTEPFSLESFAEGANREDELVSTENYPNRPTLELFLDHARDVIGRRDIDECHRQSRATGVTGTGAGDRLEVQTDVGSLDARHVVLAIGLGGSRTLPTWGTSLPDDAPLVHVWDDEFDPTTAAEFSGPTFVVGGGITAGQLACRLSEHTDVTLLSRHDIDIELTEADPYWINWRHIEQEIHTLPPGSKARRDQIRAARNDATIPPYVERRLDEARDCGDLDIQRGEIASAYATDEGLLVRFDDGTTATNAQVVLATGLDPVPEHPLVGSVAESLSLERGAGGFPVLDDRTLAWRGTDGTDSAVYVSGALAELSVGPFARNVVGARRVAERLLESRARAGSKRALSAPRGKS from the coding sequence ATGAGCGGGCCACAGTCCTACGAGTACGCGATTATCGGTGGCGGTATTCACGGAACCTGCCTGGCGAACTATCTCCTCGCCGAAGGTGGATGTACGCACCAGGACCTCTGTCTCGTCGAACCTCGAGAGCAGTTGCTCGCGTCGTTCGAGACGAAGGCTCGCCAGTGCGGAATGCAAACGCTTCGATCCACCTTCGTTCACCACATCGGCACAGAGCCGTTCTCGCTCGAATCGTTCGCGGAAGGTGCGAATCGAGAGGACGAACTCGTCTCGACGGAGAACTACCCGAACCGACCGACACTCGAACTCTTTCTCGATCACGCTCGAGACGTCATCGGCCGGCGTGATATCGACGAGTGTCACCGCCAGTCGAGGGCGACGGGAGTTACCGGGACTGGGGCAGGTGACCGACTCGAAGTCCAGACGGATGTCGGGTCGCTCGACGCTCGCCACGTCGTGCTGGCCATCGGACTCGGTGGCTCGCGAACGCTCCCCACGTGGGGGACGTCACTTCCCGATGACGCTCCGCTCGTTCACGTCTGGGACGACGAGTTCGACCCGACGACAGCAGCGGAATTTTCGGGGCCGACGTTCGTCGTTGGGGGCGGTATCACCGCTGGGCAACTTGCCTGTCGCCTCTCGGAACACACTGACGTGACACTCCTCTCGCGTCACGACATCGATATCGAACTGACCGAAGCCGACCCGTACTGGATCAACTGGCGACACATCGAACAGGAGATCCACACGCTCCCGCCGGGGTCGAAGGCCCGTCGTGACCAGATTCGGGCCGCCCGCAACGACGCGACGATCCCTCCGTACGTCGAGCGTCGACTGGACGAGGCCCGCGACTGTGGCGACCTCGATATCCAACGCGGCGAGATCGCGTCTGCATACGCGACAGACGAGGGATTACTGGTGCGGTTCGACGACGGTACGACCGCAACGAATGCGCAAGTCGTCCTCGCGACCGGACTGGATCCGGTCCCAGAGCACCCACTAGTTGGATCCGTCGCCGAGTCGTTGTCACTCGAACGCGGGGCCGGCGGCTTTCCGGTCCTCGACGACCGGACGCTCGCGTGGCGAGGGACCGATGGCACCGATTCTGCGGTGTACGTTTCGGGAGCGCTCGCAGAACTCAGTGTCGGTCCGTTTGCCCGGAACGTCGTCGGCGCTCGTCGAGTCGCAGAACGGCTCCTCGAATCACGAGCCCGGGCCGGTTCAAAGAGAGCGCTGTCGGCTCCCAGAGGAAAGTCCTAA
- a CDS encoding C2H2-type zinc finger protein, with amino-acid sequence MSYTCSSCDAQFQSAAGVTQHVALHHNTCAECDEKFDDTDSLRNHIHENH; translated from the coding sequence ATGTCGTACACCTGCTCCAGCTGCGATGCACAGTTCCAGAGCGCTGCTGGCGTGACCCAGCACGTCGCGCTTCACCACAACACGTGTGCCGAGTGCGACGAGAAGTTCGACGACACCGATTCGCTGCGCAACCACATCCACGAGAATCACTGA
- a CDS encoding metal ABC transporter permease — protein MDVLADLLGTPMLGYPYMQRAYLAAVCIAVIGPVVGTFLVHREMAMIGDTLAHTAFAGVAVGLFLNSALSLTLSPLLTAFVVAVVTALLVELLVEHAGAYSDTSLAIVLTGGFAVGSILITATDGGIAVGIDAYLFGSLATVSTENVGILVLMSVIVGSLVTLAYRPLLYVTFDATAARAARLNVHLYKRLMVVLTALVVVSAMQIMGVILVAAMLVVPVAAAAKVAQSFKQSILLAIFAAEFAAIAGVTLSYVYGIAAGGSIVVAAIAVYAATFGFQGVVQRLLTVWRLRSRRLGQTREGLEADGGERE, from the coding sequence ATGGACGTGTTGGCCGACCTGCTCGGCACGCCGATGCTCGGGTATCCCTACATGCAGCGAGCCTATCTCGCTGCGGTGTGTATCGCCGTCATCGGGCCAGTCGTCGGAACGTTCCTCGTCCATCGAGAGATGGCGATGATCGGCGACACCCTCGCACACACCGCCTTCGCCGGCGTCGCCGTCGGCCTGTTCCTCAATTCGGCCCTCTCGCTCACGCTGTCCCCGCTGCTCACCGCGTTCGTGGTCGCAGTCGTCACGGCACTACTCGTGGAGTTGCTCGTCGAACACGCCGGGGCGTACAGTGACACCTCGCTGGCGATCGTCCTGACAGGAGGATTCGCCGTCGGCAGTATCCTCATCACGGCGACTGACGGCGGCATCGCGGTCGGCATCGACGCCTACCTCTTCGGCAGTCTGGCGACCGTCTCGACGGAGAACGTCGGGATTCTCGTGTTGATGAGCGTCATCGTCGGCAGCCTCGTCACGCTGGCGTATCGGCCACTCCTGTACGTCACGTTCGATGCGACGGCCGCTCGCGCGGCGCGGCTGAACGTTCACCTGTACAAACGCCTCATGGTCGTTCTCACGGCACTGGTCGTCGTCAGCGCGATGCAGATCATGGGCGTCATCCTCGTCGCCGCGATGCTCGTCGTTCCGGTCGCCGCCGCGGCGAAGGTCGCCCAGAGTTTCAAGCAGTCCATCTTGCTGGCGATCTTCGCTGCCGAGTTCGCGGCGATAGCCGGTGTGACACTATCGTACGTCTACGGGATCGCGGCCGGTGGCTCGATCGTCGTCGCGGCGATTGCTGTGTACGCCGCCACCTTCGGCTTCCAGGGGGTGGTGCAACGTCTCCTAACCGTTTGGCGACTCCGCAGCCGACGGCTCGGACAGACCCGAGAAGGACTCGAAGCCGACGGAGGCGAGCGAGAGTGA